GGCACGAGCAATTTCCGTGCGTCGCCTTTCACCACCAGAGAGTGAGTAAGCGCGCGTGTTCGCCACGCGCGTGAGATTCAATTCCTCTAGTAACTCTTCAACACGCTTAAGTTGCATTGTCGACTTACCTGCATACTGGGGCAAGATTTCAAGCACGGCTAAGATATTTTCCCGCACCGTTAACTTACGAAAAACAGATGCTTCCTGAGGCAAGTAGCCAATCCCCAAACGCGCGCGCTGATACATCGGCATCAGCGTCACATCAGTGCCATTAAAATATACTGTCCCACCATCGGGTCGCACCAAGCCGACAATCATGTAAAAGGAAGTCGTCTTACCGGCACCATTGGGGCCGAGCAGTCCAACCACTTCCGCTTTAGCAACCGCTAGGTCAACGCCATTAACGACACGTCTGCCACTATATTCCTTGACCAAGCCTTCGCAAATAATTCGACCTTCTGCGCGGTCGTGCGCATGCAACTCGATTGTCTCTTTTTGCATTTCTTGACTCATTAATGCTTTACTTTGCTACTTGCTTTTTGAGAATCGTTAAGTTCTTGATGATTAATAATTTTAACACGAACCTCTCCCTCTGCCTCACTGCGATCCTCGTTCACATAAAGTGTGATTTTAGCAGCAGCTAGAGCATTTTGTTTATTCACGACCTCAGGATTCTGGGTCAAGACAACGGTTGCCTTTTTTGGATCATATACAGCATGCTGCGATGTCGCGCGCATATCTTCACCACGGATAATCACCACATTTCCCAGACAAAGCAACTCCGTTAACTGATTGCTTTGATCATAAGTGCCAATCATTTTATCGGCATCGATTTTCAGAATGTCGCGAATCATTTTCACATTCCCAGCATAAACAAATTGACGAGTTTTATCATCAACTTGGAGAGTATTTGAAGTAATTGTGACAGGCGCATCCTTTGCACCAGAGTTTTTAAGTCCCTCAAAAACACCTTTTGTCGGCTGGTTGGGTTTGTCTGTGGCCTTTGCTTGCCCAAGTAGTTCAGTGCTTAAAGTCAAAAACATTATGCAGCTAATTATTAAATTCTTGATCATGTCTATTCACGCCTAAATTATGCGCTT
The window above is part of the bacterium genome. Proteins encoded here:
- the lptB gene encoding LPS export ABC transporter ATP-binding protein, which codes for MQKETIELHAHDRAEGRIICEGLVKEYSGRRVVNGVDLAVAKAEVVGLLGPNGAGKTTSFYMIVGLVRPDGGTVYFNGTDVTLMPMYQRARLGIGYLPQEASVFRKLTVRENILAVLEILPQYAGKSTMQLKRVEELLEELNLTRVANTRAYSLSGGERRRTEIARALACDPSFMLLDEPFAGIDPIAVEDLQKLIRQVQQKGIGILITDHNVRETLNICDRAYIVSEGKVIESGTPEHISQSAIARKFYLGESFDY
- the lptA gene encoding lipopolysaccharide transport periplasmic protein LptA, encoding MFLTLSTELLGQAKATDKPNQPTKGVFEGLKNSGAKDAPVTITSNTLQVDDKTRQFVYAGNVKMIRDILKIDADKMIGTYDQSNQLTELLCLGNVVIIRGEDMRATSQHAVYDPKKATVVLTQNPEVVNKQNALAAAKITLYVNEDRSEAEGEVRVKIINHQELNDSQKASSKVKH